Proteins from a genomic interval of Planctomycetaceae bacterium:
- a CDS encoding sulfatase: protein MRAILFGFCATLLTLSPSPANESGIEAKSRSVQNEKKPNILFIAIDDQNDWIGCLNGHPQIQTPNIDKLAERGTVFLNAHCQSPLCNPSRTSLMTSRRPSTTGIYGLAPWFREVEDLKDIVSLPQYLRQHGYKALTTGKIYHGGYGRRPKDDEFDVLGTPSGVGVRPPKPLVKTPQGHPLVDWGVFPHKDEDKGDYAVASWAVDQLQKEHDQPFFLSCGFFLPHVPCYATQKWFDLYPLDTLQLPPFLENDRDDTPRFSWYLHWKLPEPRHRFLVQNNQWKNLVRSYLACTSFVDNQIGRVLKALEDGGHADNTIVVLWSDHGWHLGEKQITGKNTLWDRSTRVPLIFAGPGVAQGGRCEEPAELLDMYPTLIDLCQLPPRSDLEGHSLRPQLIDASATREWPAITTHNHDNHGIRSRDWRFIQYADGSEELYDMRQDPNEWKNLVSVPEFKAIVDQHRKYLPASSRKPVPGSAHRILIYDEDAHTINWEGTDILPTDPIPELQD, encoded by the coding sequence ATGCGAGCCATCCTGTTTGGCTTCTGTGCCACTTTGCTGACGCTCAGTCCTTCTCCGGCCAACGAATCCGGAATCGAAGCAAAGTCCCGCTCTGTTCAGAATGAAAAGAAGCCAAACATTCTGTTTATTGCCATTGATGACCAGAATGACTGGATCGGCTGCCTGAACGGACATCCCCAGATTCAGACCCCGAACATCGATAAGCTGGCGGAACGCGGAACCGTATTTCTGAACGCCCACTGCCAGTCTCCACTTTGCAACCCGTCTCGCACCAGCCTCATGACCAGCCGTCGCCCGTCAACGACTGGCATCTATGGGCTGGCTCCCTGGTTCCGGGAAGTAGAAGACCTGAAAGACATTGTGTCGCTTCCGCAGTACTTGCGACAGCACGGATACAAAGCACTGACAACCGGGAAAATCTACCACGGCGGCTACGGACGGCGGCCCAAAGACGACGAATTTGACGTCCTGGGAACTCCGTCAGGAGTTGGGGTGCGCCCGCCAAAACCACTTGTTAAAACACCACAGGGACATCCATTGGTCGACTGGGGAGTCTTTCCCCACAAGGACGAGGATAAAGGCGATTACGCCGTCGCATCCTGGGCCGTCGATCAGTTGCAGAAAGAACACGACCAGCCGTTTTTTCTTTCGTGTGGATTCTTTCTTCCGCATGTCCCGTGTTACGCAACCCAAAAATGGTTCGACCTGTATCCGCTGGACACGCTTCAACTTCCACCATTCCTGGAAAACGATCGAGACGACACTCCCAGGTTCAGCTGGTACCTGCACTGGAAACTTCCGGAGCCTCGACACCGGTTTCTTGTGCAAAACAATCAATGGAAGAATCTGGTGCGATCATATCTCGCCTGCACCAGCTTCGTGGATAATCAAATCGGACGGGTGCTGAAAGCGCTTGAAGACGGCGGGCATGCGGACAACACAATCGTCGTATTATGGTCTGATCATGGATGGCACCTGGGCGAAAAGCAGATTACCGGCAAGAACACGCTCTGGGATCGATCCACTCGTGTCCCGCTAATCTTTGCCGGTCCTGGCGTCGCGCAGGGTGGCCGGTGCGAAGAACCAGCCGAACTGCTCGACATGTATCCAACACTGATCGATCTGTGCCAGCTGCCACCGCGAAGTGACCTCGAAGGTCACAGTCTCCGGCCGCAACTCATCGATGCCAGTGCTACGCGAGAATGGCCTGCTATTACAACCCACAATCACGACAACCACGGGATTCGATCACGCGACTGGCGATTCATTCAGTATGCCGATGGTTCTGAAGAACTTTATGATATGCGACAGGATCCAAACGAATGGAAGAACCTGGTGAGCGTTCCGGAGTTCAAAGCGATCGTCGATCAGCATCGAAAGTACCTGCCTGCAAGCAGCCGAAAGCCCGTCCCCGGCAGCGCTCATCGGATCCTGATCTATGACGAAGACGCGCACACAATTAACTGGGAAGGGACAGATATCCTGCCAACCGATCCCATACCCGAATTGCAGGACTAA
- a CDS encoding ABC transporter permease, which yields MRSGFIGAMLVLFYSIRQATIGFQDVQFAGDVASFSNLVFQLFAVLQLTLGMFFATLFTASNIAQEKDRQTLILLLMTDMRNHELALGKLMSSLLVVVVLVGASLPVFASLRLLGGITWSQIIWVEAIIATASLAAGTWGGMVAFWREKTFQTLAISVLGVVIFLSVVEGLASGIGGPTGAQIGQLSPYRSMMAVLNPMTTVQSGVAEVSALSTVAILLGLSAGLSVYTILRLRTWNPSQQLRQSALQSVETSESSEETVGQEPVPASPRHHRTVWNNPVIWREMRTRAYGRKVGWIKLVYALLVVMLAWSTLSVTSLSDQQELVLGMVGPAAFSFIGVGIISLLLMNAQAVTSITNERDGRTLEPLLITDLSAKEFMLAKIGGAMWNAREMIILPLIFLVTMATMQSVTTLSVENLVYVIAAYLVLSLFAVSLGLHAGLTYDNSRSAIGNSLGTMFFLFIGIFIFMLLLVEARSSFFIQIQSFIVFIGFGSLGLYSSLTHKNPSNALTLASMVLPFLTFYGITDFLLGGSLGVCFWICVAYGFASIAMLVPAMTDFDVALGRNTQDVG from the coding sequence ATGCGGTCTGGATTCATCGGCGCGATGCTGGTGTTGTTTTACAGTATCCGTCAGGCAACGATCGGCTTTCAGGATGTTCAGTTCGCCGGAGACGTTGCTTCGTTCAGCAACCTGGTGTTCCAGTTGTTTGCTGTACTTCAGCTGACGCTTGGGATGTTCTTTGCCACTCTGTTCACTGCGTCGAATATCGCTCAGGAAAAAGACAGGCAAACACTCATCCTGCTGTTGATGACGGATATGCGCAACCATGAGCTTGCTCTTGGAAAGCTGATGTCGAGCCTGCTGGTGGTCGTCGTTCTTGTGGGTGCCTCGCTGCCCGTTTTCGCATCGCTGCGATTGCTGGGTGGAATAACCTGGTCCCAGATTATCTGGGTAGAGGCCATCATCGCGACAGCATCTCTGGCTGCCGGGACATGGGGCGGGATGGTCGCCTTCTGGCGAGAAAAAACATTTCAGACGCTGGCCATCAGTGTCCTTGGTGTTGTGATTTTTCTCTCTGTTGTTGAAGGTCTTGCGTCCGGAATCGGAGGCCCGACTGGCGCGCAAATCGGCCAACTGTCGCCTTACCGCAGTATGATGGCTGTTCTGAATCCAATGACGACGGTCCAAAGCGGGGTCGCGGAGGTGTCTGCTCTGTCGACGGTGGCAATACTTCTAGGATTGAGTGCCGGCCTCAGCGTTTACACGATTTTGCGTTTGAGGACCTGGAATCCCTCACAGCAACTCCGCCAGTCCGCACTGCAGTCAGTGGAAACTTCTGAAAGCAGCGAGGAAACAGTCGGGCAGGAACCGGTCCCGGCATCTCCACGGCATCATCGGACGGTTTGGAACAATCCGGTCATCTGGCGAGAAATGCGAACACGGGCGTATGGTCGCAAAGTTGGCTGGATCAAGTTGGTCTATGCCTTGCTGGTCGTGATGCTGGCATGGTCGACTTTGTCTGTTACCAGTCTGTCAGATCAGCAGGAATTGGTTCTGGGAATGGTGGGCCCGGCTGCGTTCTCGTTTATTGGCGTCGGTATCATCAGCTTATTGTTGATGAATGCTCAGGCGGTGACGTCCATCACCAATGAACGCGACGGCAGAACGCTTGAGCCACTGCTGATAACAGACCTCAGCGCGAAGGAGTTCATGCTGGCGAAAATTGGAGGCGCGATGTGGAACGCTCGCGAGATGATCATTCTGCCACTGATCTTCCTCGTCACAATGGCGACGATGCAATCTGTCACAACCTTGTCCGTTGAGAATCTGGTTTATGTGATCGCGGCTTATCTGGTGCTCAGCCTTTTCGCAGTTTCACTGGGCCTGCATGCCGGACTGACCTATGACAATTCCCGGTCTGCCATTGGCAACAGCCTTGGAACAATGTTCTTCCTGTTCATAGGCATTTTCATTTTCATGCTGCTGCTTGTGGAAGCGAGATCGTCATTCTTCATTCAGATTCAAAGCTTCATTGTGTTTATTGGCTTTGGAAGTCTGGGTCTGTACAGCAGCCTGACACATAAGAATCCTTCGAACGCTCTGACGCTGGCTTCCATGGTGCTGCCGTTCCTGACTTTCTATGGCATCACAGATTTTCTTCTGGGAGGCAGTCTTGGTGTCTGCTTCTGGATCTGCGTCGCCTATGGTTTTGCCTCGATCGCGATGCTCGTACCAGCGATGACCGACTTTGATGTAGCGCTGGGACGCAACACTCAGGATGTGGGCTAA
- a CDS encoding ABC transporter ATP-binding protein yields MKNESVIEIRNLSKIYRDFWGRKKVQAVKSLSLDVYRGEVFGLLGPNGSGKTTTMKMLLGLLFPTSGEMRILGKPASDVSKNEKIGYLPEESYLYRFLNADETLDFYGRLFNMSATERAKRADELIEMVGLSKARRRQLKEYSKGMTRRIGLAQALINNPELVLLDEPTSGLDPIGTREMKDLILKLKAEGKTVIMCSHQLGDVQDVCDRIAVLFQGELKVLGRVDELLEIRDEMQIRTANLSDEAKGEIEAVLKKHNLADPVFQRPRADLEELFLRTVRESGERPGRRFTTEEIAAGSANAEQPSDVAKN; encoded by the coding sequence ATGAAAAACGAATCCGTGATCGAAATCCGGAACCTTTCCAAAATCTACCGCGACTTTTGGGGTCGAAAAAAAGTTCAGGCGGTCAAAAGTCTGAGTCTGGATGTCTATCGTGGGGAGGTCTTCGGTCTGCTGGGACCGAATGGCTCAGGCAAGACCACGACGATGAAGATGCTGCTGGGACTTCTTTTTCCAACTTCCGGTGAAATGCGGATTCTGGGCAAGCCAGCGTCGGACGTCAGCAAGAACGAAAAGATTGGTTACCTGCCTGAAGAGTCCTATTTGTATCGCTTCCTGAATGCGGATGAGACGCTGGATTTCTACGGGCGGCTTTTCAATATGTCGGCCACCGAGCGAGCAAAACGAGCTGACGAGCTGATCGAAATGGTCGGCCTGTCCAAGGCCCGCCGTCGACAGCTGAAAGAGTACTCGAAGGGTATGACCCGTCGTATTGGTCTGGCTCAGGCATTGATCAACAATCCTGAGCTTGTCCTTCTGGATGAGCCGACCAGCGGTCTTGACCCGATCGGGACTCGTGAAATGAAGGACCTGATTCTGAAGCTGAAAGCTGAAGGCAAGACGGTCATTATGTGCAGTCATCAGCTTGGTGATGTCCAGGATGTTTGTGATCGCATCGCAGTCTTGTTTCAGGGGGAGCTGAAAGTTCTGGGCCGGGTAGACGAGCTGCTTGAAATTCGTGATGAAATGCAGATCCGCACGGCCAACCTCAGTGATGAAGCGAAGGGCGAAATTGAAGCGGTGCTGAAGAAGCATAACCTTGCTGATCCCGTGTTTCAGCGTCCGCGTGCCGACCTGGAAGAACTGTTTCTTCGTACGGTTCGTGAGAGTGGTGAACGTCCGGGGCGTCGATTCACAACTGAAGAAATTGCAGCTGGCAGCGCGAACGCTGAGCAGCCGAGTGATGTGGCGAAGAATTAA
- a CDS encoding NADH-quinone oxidoreductase subunit D (Catalyzes the transfer of electrons from NADH to quinone) produces the protein MSMQIEDPRVVEFDVQTDEMLVNMGPQHPSTHGVLRLLLRTDGEIVHECTPHIGYLHRCAEKIGENLSPPQYIPYTDRMDYLAAMNMNLGFALTVEKLIGMEVSEKAVHLRVLIAELGRIASHLVGMGAYGLDLGTFSPFLYAFREREIILDLFEEVCGARLTCSYLTVGGATNDLPEEIIIPEGLASLTMRDPSESVPFLEAIELFLKWLEPRIQEYHTLLTRNAIFIKRTAGMGVLTPETAVSYGCTGPVLRGSGVDFDLRRDGEPIYTRMYEGYDYDVCVAPFTAAPREVVLGDNWCRFYVRMMEVVQSIRLVRQAIPKYKAAAGGYREPFKMSHKLPKDEVYLETECPRGQMGFYVVGNGDANPLRVRAKSSCFCNLSVTDLLCEGVPLADVPAIVGSLDIVMGEIDR, from the coding sequence ATGAGTATGCAAATTGAAGATCCTCGTGTCGTTGAGTTTGACGTCCAAACGGATGAAATGCTCGTCAACATGGGACCCCAGCATCCCAGCACGCATGGTGTTCTTCGGTTGTTGCTGAGGACGGACGGAGAAATCGTTCATGAATGTACGCCGCACATCGGATACCTTCATCGATGCGCGGAAAAGATCGGTGAGAATCTGTCACCGCCTCAGTACATTCCTTACACGGACCGGATGGATTATCTGGCCGCGATGAACATGAATCTGGGCTTTGCTCTGACAGTTGAAAAACTGATCGGGATGGAGGTCTCCGAGAAGGCCGTTCACCTTCGGGTTCTGATTGCTGAACTCGGACGGATTGCCAGCCACCTTGTTGGAATGGGCGCTTATGGCCTGGATCTTGGCACGTTCAGCCCGTTCCTGTATGCATTCCGTGAGCGCGAGATTATTCTCGATCTTTTTGAAGAGGTTTGTGGGGCACGCCTGACGTGCAGCTACCTGACGGTTGGGGGCGCAACAAACGATTTGCCGGAAGAGATCATCATCCCGGAAGGTCTGGCCTCATTAACCATGCGTGATCCTTCGGAAAGCGTCCCGTTTCTGGAGGCCATTGAGCTCTTCCTGAAATGGCTGGAGCCCCGTATTCAGGAATACCATACGCTTTTGACCCGGAATGCCATCTTCATCAAGCGGACTGCCGGGATGGGCGTCCTGACACCGGAAACGGCGGTCAGTTACGGTTGTACAGGGCCCGTGCTTCGCGGCAGTGGAGTCGACTTCGATCTTCGCCGGGACGGTGAGCCGATCTACACGCGGATGTACGAGGGTTACGACTACGATGTGTGTGTCGCTCCGTTTACTGCCGCGCCACGTGAAGTTGTTCTGGGTGACAACTGGTGTCGGTTTTACGTGCGGATGATGGAGGTTGTTCAGTCAATCCGTCTGGTCCGTCAGGCGATCCCCAAATATAAGGCTGCCGCAGGAGGGTATCGCGAACCATTCAAGATGAGTCACAAATTGCCCAAGGATGAAGTCTATCTCGAAACGGAATGCCCTCGGGGTCAGATGGGCTTCTACGTTGTTGGCAATGGAGATGCGAACCCTCTTCGGGTCCGTGCAAAGAGCTCTTGCTTCTGTAACCTGTCGGTCACCGATCTGTTGTGCGAAGGTGTTCCGCTTGCGGACGTTCCGGCAATAGTTGGGTCACTGGACATCGTCATGGGTGAAATTGACCGCTAA